Proteins found in one Kangiella sediminilitoris genomic segment:
- the clpA gene encoding ATP-dependent Clp protease ATP-binding subunit ClpA — MLDKELERSLNKAFHRAREYRHEFITIEHLMLALLDNKDAVEVLKACSVDLSKLRDELENFVGKTTPQFSEDNDEYEIQPTIGFQRVLQRAVFHVQSSGKESVSGANVLVAMFSEPESQAVYLLSKQDVSRLDVVNFISHGVADEEEFDTSEIEDDVQPEESAEAKPLDQYAINLNQLAEEGKIDPLIGRKHEVERVVQILCRRRKNNPLLVGDAGVGKTAIAEGLAKRIVDEDVPEVISDAVVYSLDLGVLLAGTKYRGDFEKRLKAVLAQLKKERHAILFIDEIHTIIGAGAASGGTMDASNLIKPVLANGDLRCIGSTTFQEYRGIFEKDHALARRFQKVDVNEPSISETVSILEGLKERYEKHHQVKYTPSALKSAAELSAKYINDRQLPDKAIDVIDEAGARQRIQPDENRKKVIDTTDIEQVISKIARIPEKTVSSSDKKLLRNLDRNLKMVVFGQDKAIDTLSEAIKLSRAGLGQENRPVGSFLFAGPTGVGKTEVTRQLAKLMGVELIRFDMSEYMERHTVSRLIGAPPGYVGYDKGGLLTEAVNKNPHAVVLLDEIEKAHPDVFNILLQVMDHGTLTDNNGRKADFRNVVLVMTSNAGAQDLIRQSIGFKEQDMSRNNEEAINKTFSPEFRNRLDAIVWFNSLPKKVILSIVDKFLTEVQGQLDAKQVNLHVDDDAREWFAENGYDVNMGARPMARLISDKVRKPLANEILFGELVDGGDVYIDLKDGNLDIHVEPLRKKITQKQGTE; from the coding sequence ATGCTTGATAAAGAATTAGAGCGCTCTCTGAATAAGGCTTTTCACCGAGCTAGAGAGTATCGTCATGAGTTCATCACCATTGAGCACTTAATGCTGGCGCTATTGGATAATAAAGATGCAGTAGAGGTGTTAAAGGCCTGTTCGGTCGATCTTTCCAAACTTCGTGACGAGCTGGAGAACTTTGTGGGTAAGACCACACCACAGTTCTCTGAAGACAACGATGAGTATGAAATTCAGCCTACTATCGGTTTTCAGCGTGTATTACAACGTGCGGTATTTCATGTCCAGTCATCTGGAAAAGAATCCGTAAGCGGAGCCAACGTTCTTGTTGCAATGTTCAGTGAACCAGAGTCACAGGCCGTCTATCTGCTTTCCAAACAAGACGTTTCCCGACTCGACGTTGTGAACTTTATTTCACACGGTGTGGCTGATGAAGAAGAGTTTGATACATCAGAAATAGAAGATGATGTTCAACCAGAAGAGTCTGCTGAAGCAAAACCACTTGATCAGTATGCTATAAATCTCAATCAATTAGCCGAAGAGGGCAAAATTGACCCTTTGATTGGTCGAAAGCATGAGGTCGAGAGAGTGGTTCAGATTCTATGCCGTCGTCGAAAAAATAACCCCTTGCTTGTCGGTGATGCCGGTGTCGGTAAAACGGCTATTGCAGAAGGGCTGGCCAAACGAATCGTGGATGAAGATGTACCCGAAGTTATTTCTGATGCAGTAGTATATTCTCTGGATTTAGGTGTTCTACTCGCTGGTACGAAATATCGTGGTGACTTTGAAAAAAGATTAAAAGCAGTTTTAGCACAGCTGAAAAAAGAGCGTCACGCCATCCTTTTTATTGATGAAATTCATACGATTATTGGAGCAGGTGCAGCCTCAGGTGGCACTATGGATGCATCTAACCTTATCAAACCCGTCTTAGCTAACGGTGACTTGCGCTGTATCGGTTCTACGACTTTCCAGGAGTACCGCGGTATTTTTGAAAAGGACCATGCTTTGGCCAGACGTTTTCAGAAAGTAGATGTTAACGAACCCAGCATTTCGGAAACTGTGTCTATTTTGGAAGGTTTAAAAGAACGATATGAGAAACATCATCAGGTTAAGTACACGCCGTCAGCACTGAAGTCAGCTGCTGAGCTCTCTGCAAAATACATCAATGATCGTCAGTTACCTGACAAGGCTATTGATGTGATTGATGAAGCTGGCGCCCGCCAGCGTATACAGCCTGATGAAAATCGTAAAAAAGTTATCGACACCACCGATATTGAACAGGTTATTTCTAAAATAGCTAGAATCCCTGAAAAAACAGTATCGTCTTCTGACAAGAAACTATTACGTAATCTGGATAGAAACCTGAAGATGGTTGTTTTCGGCCAGGATAAGGCTATTGATACATTATCTGAAGCGATTAAATTATCCCGTGCAGGTCTTGGACAAGAGAATCGTCCCGTTGGCTCTTTTCTGTTTGCTGGCCCTACTGGGGTGGGTAAAACGGAGGTTACTCGCCAACTTGCCAAGCTAATGGGGGTTGAATTAATCCGCTTTGATATGTCTGAGTATATGGAGCGACATACTGTGTCGCGTTTGATTGGCGCGCCTCCCGGGTACGTAGGATATGATAAGGGCGGTCTTCTGACAGAAGCCGTTAATAAGAACCCACATGCTGTTGTTCTGCTCGATGAAATTGAAAAAGCTCATCCTGATGTCTTTAATATCTTGCTACAGGTTATGGACCACGGCACTTTGACTGATAATAATGGCCGCAAGGCCGATTTCCGTAATGTTGTTCTTGTGATGACCAGTAATGCTGGCGCTCAGGATCTTATAAGACAGTCTATTGGTTTTAAAGAACAAGATATGTCGCGGAATAATGAGGAGGCGATTAACAAAACATTCTCGCCTGAGTTCCGTAACAGACTGGATGCCATTGTATGGTTCAACTCACTACCGAAAAAAGTCATTTTATCTATCGTCGATAAGTTCCTGACCGAGGTTCAGGGACAGCTGGATGCAAAACAGGTAAATTTACATGTGGATGACGACGCTCGTGAGTGGTTTGCGGAGAATGGCTATGATGTCAATATGGGCGCACGTCCTATGGCTAGACTGATTAGCGATAAGGTAAGAAAACCTCTGGCTAATGAGATATTGTTTGGAGAACTTGTGGATGGGGGCGATGTGTATATTGACCTTAAAGATGGAAATCTGGACATCCACGTTGAGCCATTACGTAAAAAAATAACTCAAAAACAAGGGACAGAGTAG
- a CDS encoding polysaccharide pyruvyl transferase family protein, which yields MTFFRKILGPAQNKPSELPHIEGEQLYCNYFEKTPNWGDSINKYLLERISGKDIKVDSGRQHILGVGSILRQANSNSIVWGSGFISKKGNIKCKPLKVCAVRGPLTRKLLRKKKIDAPEVYGDPALLMPRFYFPNIEKQYTLGVVPHYRDKDHPLLKKLASEGAKILDISKSSEAFIDDLLECKNVISSSLHGLIASDSYGIPNQWVKFSNELTGGGFKFQDYYHSIEQYEQRPIPVEELTNMSLTDIVHRCQLKPITLDLDKLLQAFPAAERQK from the coding sequence ATGACCTTTTTCCGTAAAATTCTTGGGCCTGCCCAAAATAAGCCTTCAGAATTGCCCCATATTGAGGGTGAGCAGCTGTATTGCAATTATTTTGAAAAAACCCCTAACTGGGGAGACAGTATCAATAAATATTTGCTTGAAAGAATATCAGGGAAAGATATTAAAGTAGACTCAGGGCGTCAGCATATCCTGGGTGTGGGTAGCATTCTACGTCAGGCCAATAGTAATAGTATTGTCTGGGGATCTGGGTTTATATCTAAGAAGGGTAATATAAAGTGTAAGCCTTTAAAGGTATGTGCAGTACGTGGCCCCCTGACAAGAAAGCTGTTGAGGAAGAAAAAAATTGACGCACCTGAAGTTTATGGTGACCCTGCCTTATTAATGCCTCGGTTTTATTTTCCCAATATAGAAAAACAATACACCCTTGGCGTTGTCCCTCACTACCGAGATAAAGATCATCCATTGCTAAAAAAGTTAGCCAGTGAGGGTGCTAAAATACTGGATATTTCAAAAAGCTCAGAAGCTTTTATTGATGATCTTTTAGAGTGTAAAAATGTTATTTCATCCTCGCTTCACGGTCTTATCGCCTCAGACAGCTACGGTATTCCTAACCAGTGGGTAAAATTTTCAAATGAGTTGACTGGGGGAGGTTTTAAGTTTCAGGATTATTACCATTCTATTGAACAGTATGAGCAGCGACCCATACCGGTTGAAGAGTTAACCAATATGTCGTTAACAGATATTGTTCATCGGTGTCAGCTTAAACCGATTACTTTGGATCTTGATAAGTTACTGCAGGCATTTCCTGCAGCTGAGCGGCAAAAGTAG
- a CDS encoding YegP family protein, which yields MAGKYVISKGNDGKSYFVLKAGNGEVILQSQGYSSRSACENGINSVRRNSQDSDRFEKKKAKDGRFYFVLNASNGQQVGKSQMYRSESGRNNGISSVTRNAPDATIVDEV from the coding sequence ATGGCTGGAAAATATGTGATCTCAAAAGGTAATGACGGAAAAAGCTATTTTGTGTTAAAGGCTGGTAATGGTGAAGTGATTCTACAAAGTCAGGGCTACTCGTCACGATCGGCCTGTGAAAATGGTATAAATTCAGTTCGTAGAAATTCGCAGGATAGTGACCGCTTTGAAAAGAAAAAGGCAAAAGATGGCCGGTTTTATTTTGTACTAAATGCTTCTAATGGCCAGCAAGTGGGGAAAAGCCAGATGTATAGATCGGAAAGCGGCAGAAATAACGGAATATCTTCTGTTACCAGAAATGCTCCTGACGCAACAATAGTAGACGAAGTTTGA
- the infA gene encoding translation initiation factor IF-1, whose product MAKEDVIELEGKVLETLPNTMFRVELENGHIVTAHISGKMRKNYIRILTGDKVTVEISPYDLSKGRITFRAR is encoded by the coding sequence ATGGCGAAAGAAGACGTAATTGAATTAGAAGGTAAAGTATTAGAAACCCTTCCAAATACTATGTTCCGAGTTGAACTAGAAAATGGTCATATTGTTACAGCCCATATTTCGGGAAAAATGCGTAAAAATTATATTCGTATTTTAACAGGCGATAAAGTAACAGTAGAGATCAGCCCATACGATCTAAGCAAAGGTAGAATTACCTTCCGTGCGCGTTAA
- the aat gene encoding leucyl/phenylalanyl-tRNA--protein transferase has product MTNQVFLLGESPKFPDADLAQEEPNGLLAIGGDLSLPRLVEAYRHGIFPWYSEGEPILWWSPDPRCVFFLENIHISRSMRRELKKSPYHITLNKVFNEVVEGCAAPRAKQPETWILPEMKQAYIDLHQQGFAHSIEVWSNEQLVGGLYGVSIGRFFFGESMFSQAANASKFALVYLGHYLKSQGFLMLDSQVGNPHLYSMGAVDLPRVEFLDLLDKHINWVQPTGMWNPRDLTDWR; this is encoded by the coding sequence ATGACCAACCAAGTTTTTTTATTGGGAGAGTCTCCTAAATTTCCTGATGCAGATCTTGCACAAGAGGAACCTAACGGTTTATTGGCCATAGGAGGCGATCTATCGCTACCAAGATTAGTTGAAGCCTATCGTCATGGTATTTTCCCCTGGTACTCTGAAGGCGAGCCAATACTCTGGTGGTCTCCAGATCCACGCTGTGTTTTCTTTCTTGAGAATATTCATATCTCTCGTTCTATGAGGAGAGAACTTAAAAAGTCTCCTTATCACATCACCTTAAATAAAGTCTTCAATGAAGTGGTCGAGGGTTGCGCCGCACCGAGGGCTAAGCAGCCTGAAACGTGGATTCTGCCTGAAATGAAGCAAGCCTATATCGACCTGCACCAGCAGGGCTTCGCCCACTCCATAGAGGTATGGAGTAATGAACAGCTGGTAGGCGGTTTGTACGGTGTCAGCATAGGTCGCTTTTTCTTTGGCGAATCTATGTTTAGTCAAGCAGCTAATGCCTCTAAATTCGCATTAGTATATTTGGGGCATTACCTCAAAAGTCAGGGCTTTCTCATGCTGGATAGCCAGGTTGGTAACCCGCACCTATATAGTATGGGAGCTGTTGATCTACCTAGAGTGGAGTTTTTAGATCTCCTGGACAAGCATATCAACTGGGTTCAGCCTACTGGTATGTGGAACCCCAGGGACTTAACCGACTGGCGCTAA
- a CDS encoding TIGR00645 family protein: MKKVEHIFEAGIFSSRWILAPFFVGLILSIAVLFGGFAKELWHLISHFGGLTETDTILGILALVDMTLLANLLIIIIFSGYESFVSKLDVAEHEDKPGWMGKVGFSTLKVKLISSIVAISGIDLLRTYMQLDNDGTISLEIVKWKLLIHGVFVISGLLFAVMDYLTSKSGHNH; encoded by the coding sequence ATGAAAAAGGTTGAACATATATTTGAAGCAGGAATTTTTAGCAGTCGCTGGATCCTGGCTCCATTTTTTGTCGGGTTGATACTATCAATAGCAGTACTTTTTGGTGGTTTTGCAAAAGAATTGTGGCATTTAATTAGTCACTTCGGTGGCTTAACCGAAACAGATACCATCTTAGGGATCTTAGCTTTAGTCGATATGACTTTACTGGCCAATCTATTGATAATTATTATTTTCAGTGGCTATGAGAGTTTTGTTTCAAAGCTTGACGTCGCGGAGCATGAAGACAAACCTGGCTGGATGGGTAAAGTAGGCTTTTCTACGCTAAAGGTTAAGCTAATCAGCTCTATTGTCGCTATTTCTGGTATCGACTTATTGAGAACTTATATGCAACTCGACAATGACGGGACTATTAGTCTGGAGATTGTAAAATGGAAACTGTTAATTCACGGTGTGTTTGTTATATCCGGTCTACTTTTTGCGGTTATGGATTATCTTACCTCAAAGAGTGGTCATAACCATTAG
- a CDS encoding Y-family DNA polymerase, whose translation MSESTYALCDVNSFYVACERLFRPDLQNKPVIVLSNNDGCAIAMCDRSKSLGIKMGAPYFQIQSLVKKHRIECFSSNYGLYGDISQRFNWVLNQFADKVSPYSVDESFLKLDGFNNDLTEYCRTLKDTVNEWLSLPICIGLGPTKTLAKVANHYAKKHKVSTHGVVDLSNTRHREWALRRMRVDQVWGIGRRLSQKLRLHGINSAWELHNAEYKTLQRMFSVNMERTILELRGQPCLAFDELPQPKQSILNSRSFGNTITEYKDLKEALAYHATRCCEKLRLQSSLASSIQLFLYTRDGQHLSKTLTFTEPNDDTSLFLKAIELGLQGIYRKGCHYKKAGVTLLGLVPSKGYQSDIFNKAPQRPELMSSLDSINAKYGQDTIKFGSLGFAKRWAMRCNSRSPRYTSRWSDVIQVK comes from the coding sequence ATGAGTGAAAGCACCTATGCACTTTGTGATGTTAACAGCTTTTATGTAGCCTGCGAGCGATTATTCCGTCCAGATTTACAGAATAAACCGGTTATTGTACTGAGTAATAATGATGGCTGTGCGATCGCTATGTGCGATCGCTCAAAATCGTTAGGCATAAAAATGGGGGCCCCTTACTTCCAAATACAGTCCCTGGTTAAAAAGCATCGCATCGAGTGTTTTTCATCAAATTACGGTTTATACGGCGATATCTCGCAACGCTTCAACTGGGTTCTAAACCAGTTTGCAGACAAGGTTTCCCCCTACTCCGTGGATGAGTCATTTCTTAAGCTTGATGGCTTTAATAACGATCTGACCGAATACTGCAGAACCTTAAAGGATACCGTGAATGAGTGGCTGTCCCTCCCCATCTGCATAGGTCTGGGTCCAACGAAAACTCTGGCCAAAGTCGCCAATCACTATGCCAAAAAGCATAAAGTATCTACCCACGGCGTCGTTGACTTAAGCAACACACGACACCGGGAGTGGGCCCTGAGACGAATGCGGGTTGATCAGGTCTGGGGTATAGGACGACGGCTCTCACAAAAACTTCGCCTCCATGGTATTAATAGCGCGTGGGAGCTGCATAATGCTGAATATAAGACTCTACAGCGCATGTTCTCGGTTAATATGGAGCGAACTATCTTAGAGCTAAGGGGCCAGCCCTGCCTTGCTTTTGATGAGCTGCCACAACCAAAGCAATCAATCCTTAACTCACGCTCTTTTGGCAACACCATTACCGAGTATAAAGATTTAAAAGAAGCCCTCGCCTACCATGCAACAAGATGCTGTGAAAAGTTACGTCTACAGTCCTCCCTGGCGTCCAGCATTCAACTATTCCTGTATACCCGCGATGGTCAGCACTTAAGTAAAACGCTAACCTTTACCGAGCCAAACGACGATACAAGCCTTTTCCTGAAAGCTATTGAACTGGGATTACAGGGTATCTACAGAAAAGGATGCCACTATAAAAAGGCCGGTGTGACGCTATTAGGTTTAGTTCCAAGCAAAGGGTACCAGTCCGATATTTTTAATAAAGCTCCTCAACGCCCAGAACTCATGAGCAGTCTGGACTCAATTAATGCTAAATATGGGCAGGATACTATTAAGTTTGGCAGCCTGGGCTTCGCAAAGCGCTGGGCTATGCGATGCAACTCCAGATCCCCACGCTATACCAGTCGATGGAGCGATGTCATACAGGTGAAGTAG
- the clpS gene encoding ATP-dependent Clp protease adapter ClpS: MSNERKFNEEKDHGLAVAEAKPKLKKPPMYKVMILNDDYTPMDFVVEVLRKFFSMDQDQATRVMLQVHNEGQGVCGIYTPDIAETKVVQVNEFSRSNEHPLLCVMEPEEE; the protein is encoded by the coding sequence ATGAGTAACGAGCGTAAGTTTAATGAAGAAAAAGACCATGGGTTAGCGGTAGCTGAGGCAAAGCCGAAGCTAAAAAAGCCCCCTATGTATAAGGTCATGATTTTAAACGATGATTACACTCCCATGGATTTTGTAGTGGAAGTATTACGGAAGTTTTTTTCTATGGATCAGGATCAGGCTACGCGAGTAATGCTTCAGGTTCATAATGAAGGTCAGGGAGTTTGCGGTATTTATACCCCTGATATTGCGGAAACTAAGGTCGTCCAGGTCAATGAGTTTTCGCGCTCTAATGAGCATCCTTTACTATGTGTAATGGAGCCAGAAGAGGAATAG
- a CDS encoding M1 family metallopeptidase, with translation MKTSYKYLMMAAVLGLTACQQESEERTETAEVSDVQEVTTEVKSEKPGTGKAETSDIDEHSYGNLDEVDLHHLDLNLTVNFEAKSLQGYVDLSFERLKDNVTELDLDTRDITIEKAQIWSSGEWKDTTFELAEKDPVLGSELTVALDDETTKARVYYQTQPQASGLQWLTPEQTAGKKHPFVYSQAQAIHARSFIPIQDSPSVRVTYNANLKTPKELLAVMSAFNEPDTELDGDYYFEMPQPIPPYLIALGVGNLEFKAMSDRTGVYAEPSLVDASVAEFEDTEEMVRVTEDMFGPYRWGRYDLLILPPSFPYGGMENPRLSFITPTVIAGDKSLVNLIAHELAHSWSGNLVTNATWRDFWLNEGFTSYVENRIMEELYGEDRAMMEKALAVQDLRNEVQELPERYTVLNVNLDGNDPDDAFSGVPYVKGQMFLVYLEKKFGREVFDQFLVDYFNNHAFQSLTTQEFESYLKKNLLDKHPGIVSMDQVKVWLHEPMLPDMMPNPTSDAFTTIDSETKSWLAGEAKLDSLGSADWTVHEWLHFLNNLPEDLTQERMKQLDSEFNLTDSTNNEIAHAWLLLSLKTGYDAIMPRLETYLVSIGRRKLIVPLYKQLMETEEGAQFAKRVYDIARPGYHPLAQGTLDEVINK, from the coding sequence ATGAAGACAAGTTATAAGTATTTAATGATGGCTGCGGTTCTCGGTCTGACCGCATGTCAGCAGGAGTCTGAAGAAAGAACTGAGACTGCTGAAGTTTCGGATGTTCAAGAGGTGACTACTGAAGTCAAGTCAGAGAAACCCGGAACAGGAAAAGCTGAAACGTCTGATATTGACGAACATTCTTATGGTAACCTTGATGAAGTCGATCTTCATCACTTGGATTTGAATTTAACGGTTAACTTCGAAGCCAAGTCCCTTCAAGGTTATGTTGACCTTAGTTTTGAACGATTAAAAGATAACGTAACCGAACTCGACCTGGATACGCGCGATATTACCATTGAGAAAGCACAAATCTGGTCTAGTGGAGAGTGGAAGGATACAACCTTTGAACTAGCTGAAAAAGATCCCGTTCTTGGTTCAGAATTAACCGTAGCTTTAGATGATGAAACTACGAAAGCACGCGTTTATTATCAGACTCAGCCTCAAGCGAGCGGTCTGCAGTGGTTAACTCCTGAGCAAACAGCTGGTAAGAAGCATCCTTTTGTATACAGCCAGGCTCAGGCAATACATGCTCGTAGTTTCATTCCTATTCAAGACTCTCCATCAGTGCGTGTAACTTACAACGCCAACTTGAAAACCCCAAAAGAATTATTGGCTGTAATGAGCGCTTTCAATGAGCCTGATACAGAGCTTGACGGTGACTACTACTTTGAAATGCCGCAGCCTATACCTCCTTACTTGATTGCCCTGGGCGTTGGTAACCTTGAGTTTAAGGCTATGAGTGATCGTACAGGTGTATATGCAGAGCCTAGTCTGGTTGATGCCTCTGTAGCGGAGTTTGAAGATACAGAAGAAATGGTCCGCGTCACTGAAGACATGTTCGGTCCATATCGCTGGGGACGCTACGATTTATTAATTCTTCCACCAAGCTTTCCATATGGTGGCATGGAAAACCCTCGGTTATCATTTATTACTCCAACAGTAATCGCTGGTGATAAAAGCCTGGTTAACTTGATTGCACATGAATTGGCTCACTCATGGTCAGGCAACTTGGTGACAAATGCTACATGGAGAGATTTCTGGCTTAATGAAGGATTCACCAGTTACGTTGAAAATCGCATTATGGAGGAGTTATATGGTGAAGACCGTGCCATGATGGAAAAAGCTCTTGCTGTACAGGATCTGCGTAATGAAGTTCAGGAGTTACCTGAGCGTTACACAGTTTTAAATGTTAACTTGGATGGAAATGACCCGGATGATGCTTTTTCTGGCGTACCGTACGTTAAAGGGCAGATGTTTTTGGTTTATCTTGAAAAGAAATTTGGTCGCGAAGTTTTTGATCAATTTTTAGTAGATTATTTTAATAACCATGCTTTTCAGAGTTTAACTACTCAAGAGTTCGAATCTTATTTAAAGAAGAACTTGCTTGATAAGCACCCAGGTATCGTTTCTATGGATCAAGTTAAAGTCTGGCTACATGAACCGATGCTTCCAGATATGATGCCTAACCCTACGTCTGATGCCTTTACGACCATTGACTCTGAGACAAAGTCCTGGCTTGCAGGTGAGGCCAAGTTAGATAGTCTTGGTTCAGCAGACTGGACCGTGCATGAGTGGCTTCACTTCTTAAATAACCTTCCTGAAGATCTTACTCAAGAGCGTATGAAGCAGCTGGATAGCGAGTTTAATTTAACTGACTCTACTAATAATGAGATTGCTCATGCTTGGTTATTACTATCATTGAAGACCGGATACGATGCAATTATGCCAAGATTGGAAACATACCTTGTGTCTATAGGCCGTCGTAAGCTGATAGTACCTTTATACAAGCAGCTTATGGAAACCGAAGAGGGAGCCCAGTTTGCAAAACGGGTCTATGATATTGCTCGTCCAGGATATCATCCGTTAGCGCAGGGTACTCTTGATGAAGTAATCAACAAGTAA
- a CDS encoding arginyltransferase, translating to MSNKEKTTQHIRLFKGPEHACGYLDNKIAVSVFADPSLLLSSELYSELSRQGFRRSGEHVYRPHCPGCSACWAYRVLTEHFKPSKSQRRVLRNNRHLSVSMAPPEFKEEDYQLYEDYIKIRHRDGDMFPPSKRQYTDFLFSDWCDTILLKVRDEEKLVAVICLDVLDDGLSAVYSFFDTSSQYSSLGVFIILKSIEYCQRMYLPYCYLGYYVKGCQKMNYKVKYKPAEVFRNKRWLSLD from the coding sequence ATGAGTAACAAGGAAAAAACCACACAACACATACGGCTTTTTAAAGGGCCGGAGCATGCTTGTGGCTACTTGGATAATAAGATTGCCGTATCGGTTTTTGCTGACCCCAGTCTCCTACTCAGCAGTGAACTTTATTCAGAGTTAAGTCGCCAAGGATTTAGACGTAGTGGCGAACACGTTTATCGCCCCCATTGCCCTGGCTGCTCCGCATGTTGGGCATATCGTGTACTAACAGAGCATTTTAAACCGAGTAAAAGTCAACGCAGAGTATTACGTAACAATCGACACTTGAGTGTTAGCATGGCGCCTCCCGAGTTTAAGGAAGAAGATTACCAGCTGTATGAGGACTACATAAAAATTCGGCACCGTGATGGCGATATGTTTCCACCCTCAAAAAGACAGTATACTGACTTTTTGTTTTCAGACTGGTGCGATACCATTCTTCTTAAAGTTAGAGATGAGGAGAAACTTGTTGCGGTTATTTGCCTTGACGTTCTCGATGATGGACTATCAGCGGTTTATTCCTTTTTTGATACCAGCTCACAGTACTCAAGCCTGGGTGTTTTCATCATACTAAAAAGTATAGAATATTGTCAGCGAATGTACCTTCCTTACTGTTACCTCGGGTACTACGTCAAAGGGTGTCAAAAAATGAATTATAAAGTAAAATATAAACCAGCAGAGGTATTTAGGAACAAACGCTGGTTAAGCTTAGATTAA
- a CDS encoding SixA phosphatase family protein has translation MGSKKLYIFRHGKSDWKTKYTTDYERPLADRGIEAAKNIGAHLSKIGQIPDYIVSSSAKRCSDTVNLAVVSGGWDSSIKTTRSLYLAGVEETIEVIQTLQVDAKRLMLVTHEPLCSSLVSELCMGANVKFPTASIARLDFKIKDWSEIDSDKGQLAWLLTPKSVFGK, from the coding sequence ATGGGGAGCAAAAAACTCTATATCTTTAGGCATGGTAAGTCTGACTGGAAAACAAAATACACAACAGATTATGAGCGGCCCCTGGCTGATAGAGGAATTGAAGCGGCTAAAAATATTGGTGCTCACCTGTCAAAGATTGGTCAGATACCAGACTATATAGTATCGTCAAGCGCTAAACGTTGTTCTGACACCGTTAATCTAGCAGTAGTGTCTGGCGGATGGGATAGTTCAATTAAGACAACGCGATCGCTTTATTTAGCTGGTGTTGAGGAGACTATAGAGGTAATACAGACCCTTCAGGTGGACGCTAAGCGTCTTATGCTTGTAACTCACGAGCCGCTATGTTCCAGCTTGGTTTCCGAGCTTTGCATGGGAGCGAATGTTAAATTTCCTACTGCCAGTATTGCCCGACTTGATTTTAAGATTAAGGATTGGTCTGAAATTGATAGTGATAAAGGACAGTTGGCCTGGCTATTGACTCCAAAAAGTGTATTTGGGAAGTAA
- a CDS encoding carboxymuconolactone decarboxylase family protein: MAFMKPLPKDLHPELEKDFAIFEDILGFVPNSLLTMQRRPDIVKGFGVLTKAVMSPDGDVDLGFKRLLAHFASRAAGCQYCEAHSLVAAKIHGISDEKLEQIWDYKTSNLYTDAERVALDYALAAGSVPNDVDQDLMDKMRQHWTEDQIVEILGAICLYGFLNRWNDSMATELEEAPTEMGQKILSKGGWDGKRHK, translated from the coding sequence ATGGCATTCATGAAACCGCTTCCAAAAGATCTACATCCGGAGCTAGAAAAAGATTTTGCAATTTTTGAAGATATACTGGGGTTTGTTCCTAATAGTTTACTGACGATGCAGCGTCGTCCCGATATTGTAAAAGGGTTTGGTGTATTAACTAAAGCGGTCATGTCGCCAGATGGAGATGTTGATCTTGGGTTTAAACGTCTTCTGGCGCATTTTGCCAGTCGCGCTGCTGGCTGCCAGTATTGCGAGGCACACTCTTTGGTTGCAGCGAAAATTCATGGCATCAGTGATGAGAAACTTGAACAGATTTGGGATTATAAAACCAGCAACCTATATACAGATGCAGAGCGAGTGGCACTGGATTATGCGTTGGCAGCAGGTTCTGTGCCGAATGATGTTGATCAGGACTTGATGGATAAAATGAGACAGCACTGGACAGAGGATCAAATCGTAGAAATATTAGGCGCTATCTGCCTTTATGGTTTTCTTAACCGGTGGAATGACTCTATGGCTACTGAGCTGGAAGAAGCACCAACTGAAATGGGCCAGAAGATACTGAGTAAAGGGGGCTGGGACGGTAAACGCCATAAGTAG